In Triticum aestivum cultivar Chinese Spring chromosome 5B, IWGSC CS RefSeq v2.1, whole genome shotgun sequence, the following proteins share a genomic window:
- the LOC123117298 gene encoding protein SPT2 homolog, which translates to MAGNKRKADDNINGARHPAAQTEATAGDDLAGTSSQASGPTANPAGDGTAGTSQALAGPTAATTGSAGGSSQSGGAPPHRQAFAGQTATTPAFAVGYPGSSSQFGGAAGGGFSQPHSRAPTTPVLRPPLGNPAARRAGGGSGYRGFSQPPSQGMLWPPRGNPAVGSAPFPYHAPAGNGSLSGQSQIAGPTQTGTGQPLGHSGSGGPSSAISSASASGAPVNPLVRACPRCNRPTIVVLGLSPLCADCLSTFVISYVLPRHPEIHYGGARATQGQGISNGHQRQLDHRLRQPSSAAQPRARAAVGPLMRAPTDGWCSSCLALTRDVLGSSPLCQVCYNRRFVAGGVPPQHAQTGGHVLLNPVPRGPVPASEQQYRAAAIGPSSSSSSAVGSGPICQACGYPLGTGNRACRFGHLHGPPPPPPGLG; encoded by the exons ATGGCGGGCAACAAGCGGAAGGCCGACGACAACATTAACGGGGCAAGGCATCCGGCTGCGCAGACGGAGGCTACAgccggcgacgacctcgccggTACATCGTCGCAGGCATCAGGGCCGACGGCGAATCCAGCCGGCGACGGCACTGCCGGGACTTCGCAGGCGCTCGCAGGGCCGACGGCGGCGACTACAGGCTCCGCCGGCGGTTCTTCCCAGTCCGGTGGAG CTCCGCCGCACCGGCAGGCTTTTGCAGGGCAGACGGCGACTACACCAGCCTTCGCTGTAGGCTATCCCGGCAGCTCGTCCCAGTTCGGCGGAG CTGCTGGCGGGGGATTCTCTCAGCCGCATTCGAGGGCGCCGACGACGCCGGTACTCCGGCCGCCTCTGGGCAATCCAG CTGCTCGTAGGGCCGGGGGCGGGTCGGGGTACAGGGGATTCTCCCAGCCGCCATCTCAGGGGATGCTCTGGCCGCCGCGGGGCAATCCAG CCGTTGGGAGTGCGCCCTTCCCGTACCACGCGCCGGCCGGCAATGGTTCGCTCTCCGGCCAGAGCCAGATCGCCGGCCCCACGCAGACAGGAACAGGGCAGCCGCTCGGCCACTCCGGCTCCGGCGGG CCTTCTTCGGCGATCTCTTCGGCAAGCGCATCAGGCGCTCCAGTCAATCCCCTCGTTCGAGCGTGCCCTCGTTGCAACAGGCCCACGATCGTGGTTTTGGGCTTGTCGCCATTGTGCGCGGATTGCCTAAGCACTTTCGTCATCAGCTACGTGCTCCCGCGGCACCCGGAGATCCACTACGGCGGCGCGCGCGCGACGCAGGGTCAGGGCATCTCCAATGGTCACCAGCGCCAGCTCGACCACCGCCTCCGCCAGCCTTCTTCCGCGGCGCAGCCACGGGCACGGGCTGCCGTCGGCCCACTCATGAGGGCACCAACTGATGGCTGGTGCAGTAGTTGCCTAGCGCTAACCAGGGATGTTTTGGGCTCGTCGCCCTTGTGCCAGGTTTGCTACAACCGTCGCTTCGTCGCCGGCGGCGTGCCTCCGCAGCACGCGCAGACCGGCGGCCACGTGCTTCTGAACCCGGTCCCCAGGGGGCCAGTCCCTGCCAGTGAGCAGCAGTACCGGGCTGCGGCCATTGGGCCTTCTTCCAGCTCGAGCTCGGCCGTGGGTTCGGGCCCGATCTGCCAGGCTTGTGGCTACCCCTTGGGCACCGGCAACAGGGCGTGCAGGTTTGGGCACCTCCAcggtccgccaccgccaccgccagggCTCGGCTAG